Proteins co-encoded in one Medicago truncatula cultivar Jemalong A17 chromosome 8, MtrunA17r5.0-ANR, whole genome shotgun sequence genomic window:
- the LOC25500504 gene encoding seed linoleate 9S-lipoxygenase, translating into MFGILNNKGQKIKGTVVLMPKNVLDFNAITSVGKGGVINTAGNIIGGVTGIVGGVVDTATAFLGRNVSMQLISATKTDANGKGLVGKETFLSKHLPQLPTLGARQDAFSVFFEYDANFGIPGAFYIRNYTQAEFFLVSVTLEDIPNRESVQFICNSWVYNFKSYKKDRIFFTNDTYLPSQTPAPLNHYREEELQTLRGDGTGERKEADRVYDYDIYNDLGNPDGGDALVRPVLGGSSTYPYPRRVRSGRKPTRKDPKSEKPGVIYVPRDENFGHLKSSDFLMYGIKSLSQNVIPLFKSVIFDLNFTPNEFDSFDEVRGLFEGGIKLPTDILSQISPLPALKEIFRTDGEQVLKFPPPHVIKVSKSAWMTDEEFGREMVAGVNPNVIRLLQEFPPKSTLDTTVYGDQNSTITKEHLATNLGDITVEEALNGKKLFLLDYHDAFMPYLERININAKAYATRTILFLKDDGTLKPIAIELSLPHSNGVQYGSESKVFLPADEGVESTIWLLAKAHVIVNDSCYHQLISHWLNTHAVVEPFIIATNRHLSVLHPINKLLFPHFRDTININGLARQSLINAGGIIEQTFLPGPNSVEISSIVYRDWVFTDQALPADLIKRGLAVEDPSSPHGLRLALEDYPYAVDGLEIWDAIKAWVQDYVSLYYPTDEVVQKDTELQTWWKEAVEKGHGDLKDKPWWPKMQTVGDLVQSCSIIIWTASALHAAVNFGQYPYGGYILNRPTLSRRFIPEQGTPEYDEMVKSPQKAYLRTITPKFQTLIDLSVIEILSRHASDEVYLGERNDKFWTSDTRAVQAFQKFGSKLSEIEGKIHGRNKDSSLKNRTGPVELPYTLLLRSSEEGLTFRGIPNSISI; encoded by the exons ATGTTTGGCATCTTAAACAACAAGGGCCAAAAAATCAAGGGAACTGTGGTGTTGATGCCCAAAAATGTTTTGGACTTCAATGCCATAACTTCCGTCGGTAAAGGCGGTGTTATTAACACCGCCGGAAATATCATCGGAGGTGTCACCGGCATTGTTGGCGGAGTTGTTGACACTGCCACTGCTTTCTTAGGCCGTAACGTCTCTATGCAGTTGATAAGTGCTACTAAGACTGATG CAAATGGAAAGGGTCTAGTTGGAAAAGAAACATTTTTGAGCAAACATCTACCACAGTTACCAACTTTGGGAGCAAGACAAGATGCATTCAGTGTTTTCTTTGAATATGATGCTAATTTTGGAATACCTGGAGCattttacataagaaattatACACAAGCTGAATTCTTCCTTGTTAGTGTGACTCTTGAAGATATTCCTAACCGTGAATCTGTTCAGTTTATTTGTAACTCATGGGTTTACAACTTCAAAAGTTACAAAAAAGATCGCATCTTCTTCACCAATGAT ACGTATCTTCCAAGTCAAACACCAGCTCCATTAAATCATTATAGAGAAGAAGAGTTGCAGACTCTAAGAGGAGATGGAACTGGAGAGCGCAAAGAAGCGGATAGagtttatgattatgatatttataatgattTGGGAAATCCAGATGGTGGTGACGCACTTGTCCGTCCTGTCCTTGGGGGATCAAGCACCTATCCCTACCCTCGCAGGGTTAGAAGTGGTAGAAAACCAACCAGAAAAG ATCCTAAGAGTGAGAAACCGGGTGTGATTTATGTTCCAAGAGATGAAAATTTTGGTCACTTGAAGTCATCAGACTTCCTTATGTATGGAATAAAATCACTGTCTCAAAATGTCATACCATTGTTTAAATCTGTGATTTTTGACCTCAATTTCACACCAAATGAGTTCGATAGCTTCGATGAAGTACGTGGACTTTTCGAAGGTGGGATTAAGCTTCCTACAGATATACTTAGTCAAATTAGTCCCTTACCGGCCCTTAAGGAAATCTTTCGCACTGACGGTGAACAAGTCCTCAAGTTTCCACCTCCTCATGTAATCAAAG TTAGCAAGTCTGCATGGATGACAGATGAAGAATTTGGAAGAGAGATGGTTGCTGGTGTAAATCCTAATGTGATTCGCCTTCTTCAA GAGTTTCCACCAAAAAGCACACTAGATACCACTGTCTATGGTGATCAAAACAGTACAATAACAAAAGAACACTTAGCGACTAACCTTGGTGATATCACAGTTGAAGAG GCACTCAATGGAAAGAAATTATTCCTCTTAGATTACCATGATGCATTCATGCCATATTTGGAGAGGATAAACATAAATGCAAAGGCTTATGCCACAAGAACAATCTTGTTCTTGAAAGATGATGGGACTTTGAAGCCAATAGCAATTGAATTAAGTTTGCCACACTCAAATGGGGTCCAATATGGTTCTGAAAGCAAAGTATTCTTGCCTGCTGACGAAGGCGTTGAAAGTACAATTTGGCTATTGGCAAAGGCTCATGTCATTGTAAATGATTCATGCTATCATCAACTCATCAGCCATTG GTTGAATACTCATGCAGTTGTTGAACCATTCATCATAGCAACAAATAGGCATCTAAGTGTTCTTCACCCAATTAATAAACTTTTATTTCCTCATTTCCGTGACACAATAAATATCAATGGACTTGCTCGACAATctctaatcaatgctggtggcATTATAGAGCAAACATTTTTGCCAGGACCAAATTCAGTCGAGATTTCTTCAATAGTTTACAGGGATTGGGTTTTCACCGACCAAGCATTACCGGCTGATCTTATCAAGAG AGGACTAGCTGTTGAGGACCCGTCTTCCCCCCATGGACTTCGTCTTGCGTTAGAAGACTACCCTTATGCTGTTGATGGACTAGAAATATGGGATGCTATTAAGGCATGGGTTCAAGACTATGTCTCCTTATATTATCCAACAGATGAAGTAGTGCAAAAGGACACTGAACTACAAACTTGGTGGAAGGAAGCTGTAGAAAAGGGTCATGGTGACTTGAAAGACAAGCCATGGTGGCCTAAGATGCAAACTGTTGGAGACTTGGTTCAATCTTGCTCCATTATCATATGGACTGCTTCAGCTCTTCATGCAGCAGTTAACTTTGGACAGTATCCTTATGGAGGATATATCCTGAACCGTCCAACTCTTAGTAGAAGATTTATTCCGGAGCAAGGAACTCCGGAGTATGATGAGATGGTGAAAAGTCCTCAAAAGGCGTATTTGAGAACTATTACACCAAAGTTTCAGACCCTCATTGATCTTTCTGTGATTGAGATATTGTCAAGACATGCTTCTGATGAGGTGTATCTCGGAGAGAGGAATGACAAGTTTTGGACATCTGATACAAGGGCAGTTCAAGCCTTCCAAAAGTTTGGAAGCAAACTATCTGAAATTGAAGGGAAAATCCACGGGAGGAACAAAGATTCTAGTTTGAAAAACCGCACTGGACCAGTTGAATTGCCCTACACTTTGCTCCTTCGTTCAAGTGAAGAAGGTTTAACTTTTAGAGGAATTCCCAACAGTATCtctatttag